A window of the Coprobacter fastidiosus genome harbors these coding sequences:
- a CDS encoding PG0541 family transporter-associated protein — translation MKAVFIAFDQAHLEMIQSILDHHNCRGFSYWENIQGRGSVKGEPHYGSHAWPSMNSAILTMVEDQQVDGLLKLLNNLDKQKEALGLRAFVWNIEQSI, via the coding sequence ATGAAAGCAGTATTTATAGCCTTTGATCAGGCTCATTTAGAGATGATTCAGAGTATTTTAGATCATCATAATTGTCGAGGGTTTTCATATTGGGAAAATATTCAAGGGAGAGGCTCTGTAAAAGGTGAACCACATTATGGTAGTCATGCTTGGCCGAGTATGAATTCGGCGATATTGACCATGGTCGAAGACCAGCAAGTCGACGGATTATTGAAACTTCTCAATAACTTAGATAAACAAAAGGAAGCTTTAGGGCTTAGAGCTTTTGTCTGGAATATAGAACAAAGTATATAA
- a CDS encoding STM3941 family protein, translating to MRELLIFLPVYRIGTVLWNDVTKIKVMDDLENLNYKYVVLVVKNPNQYIMQEPTAIKKRSLMLKLHQYGFPICFSIRALDCSFKELYAVIISRYQAIRGVNAVIVSD from the coding sequence ATGAGGGAATTACTGATCTTTCTACCGGTTTATAGGATTGGTACGGTACTCTGGAATGATGTGACGAAAATTAAGGTTATGGACGATCTTGAGAATCTGAATTATAAATATGTCGTTTTGGTAGTAAAAAATCCCAATCAATATATAATGCAAGAACCCACAGCAATAAAAAAACGATCTTTAATGCTGAAGCTACATCAATATGGCTTTCCTATATGTTTTTCGATACGGGCATTGGATTGTTCTTTTAAGGAATTGTATGCGGTAATAATATCTCGATATCAGGCTATAAGAGGAGTGAATGCGGTCATTGTATCGGATTGA
- a CDS encoding NAD(+) synthase yields MTYGFVKVAAAIPKTKVADCIYNTIEIEKLIREAGQKHIEIIVFPELCITSYTCGDLFTQQLLIESAEKALKKLIDKTSDEKLLCVVGAPVTNGNQIFNAAIAFQGGKILGVIPKTFLPNYKEFYEKRWFSSSMDNRQTSINFCGQEVPFGTDLLFRSGEVVIGTEICEDLWVTVPPSSLQALNGANILLNLSASNELIGKQIYREELIRQQSARCNAAYIYASAGSGESSTDLVFAGNGIIAENGTILAEGQRFISEKQLIISEIDIDRLLFDRRINSGYNSCSMYSTEKYRNIDFHLPAYELTELKRTITPHPFIPSENKLLFDRCEEIFNIQITGLAKRIIHTHAQSVVIGISGGLDSTLALLVCVKTFDRLKLNREQIVGVTMPGFGTTDRTYHNAKELMKLLGVTIREISIKEACTQHFKDINHDINIHDITYENSQARERTQILMDIANQNNGLVIGTGDLSELALGWATYNGDHMSMYGVNGSIPKTLVRYLVEWAASQEISAETKHTLLDIVNTPISPELIPGDEHGNIKQKTEDLVGPYELHDFFLYYFLRFGFRPAKIYFLARQAFKGKYDTSTIQKWLTIFFKRFFNQQFKRSCLPDGPKVGSVSLSPRGDWKMPSDANSTIWIKECEELPL; encoded by the coding sequence ATGACCTACGGATTCGTAAAAGTTGCAGCAGCTATTCCAAAAACAAAAGTTGCCGACTGCATTTACAATACAATTGAAATTGAAAAATTAATACGAGAAGCCGGACAAAAACATATAGAAATAATCGTTTTCCCGGAATTATGTATTACTTCTTACACCTGTGGAGATTTATTCACTCAACAGTTATTAATAGAAAGCGCAGAAAAAGCTTTAAAGAAATTAATCGACAAAACAAGTGATGAAAAACTTCTGTGCGTCGTCGGCGCTCCTGTTACCAATGGTAATCAAATATTCAATGCCGCTATTGCATTCCAAGGAGGAAAAATATTGGGGGTCATTCCGAAAACATTTTTACCTAATTACAAAGAGTTTTATGAGAAGCGATGGTTTTCTTCTTCTATGGATAACCGACAAACCTCAATAAATTTTTGTGGACAAGAAGTTCCGTTCGGTACGGATTTACTGTTCCGGTCAGGAGAAGTCGTTATCGGTACAGAAATTTGTGAGGATTTGTGGGTTACTGTTCCTCCCAGTTCATTACAGGCTTTAAATGGAGCTAATATATTGTTAAACTTATCGGCCAGCAATGAATTAATCGGGAAACAAATTTACAGAGAAGAACTTATACGACAGCAATCAGCTCGTTGTAATGCTGCTTATATATACGCATCTGCCGGAAGCGGAGAGTCATCGACTGATCTCGTTTTTGCAGGAAATGGAATAATTGCAGAAAACGGAACAATTCTCGCTGAAGGTCAGAGGTTTATTTCTGAAAAACAGTTAATTATTTCAGAAATCGATATAGACCGTTTACTTTTTGACCGAAGAATAAATTCAGGGTATAATAGTTGCTCGATGTATTCTACAGAAAAATACCGGAATATAGATTTCCATCTTCCGGCATACGAATTAACAGAATTGAAAAGAACCATAACACCTCATCCATTCATCCCGTCCGAAAATAAACTTTTATTTGATCGGTGCGAAGAAATTTTCAATATACAAATAACCGGTTTAGCAAAACGTATTATCCATACACACGCACAATCTGTAGTTATCGGTATATCGGGAGGACTTGATTCGACACTCGCACTTTTAGTTTGTGTAAAAACATTCGATCGACTAAAACTAAACCGCGAACAAATCGTCGGTGTTACCATGCCCGGCTTCGGTACTACCGACCGAACCTACCATAATGCTAAAGAACTAATGAAACTGCTCGGCGTGACAATACGGGAAATCAGCATCAAAGAGGCATGTACACAACATTTTAAAGATATAAATCATGATATCAATATTCATGATATTACTTATGAAAACTCTCAAGCAAGAGAAAGGACTCAAATTCTTATGGATATCGCCAATCAAAATAACGGATTGGTTATCGGCACGGGAGATTTATCCGAATTGGCTTTAGGATGGGCTACATATAATGGAGACCACATGTCGATGTATGGAGTAAATGGAAGTATTCCTAAAACTCTTGTGCGTTATCTTGTCGAATGGGCTGCATCTCAAGAAATATCTGCCGAAACGAAACATACATTATTAGACATCGTCAATACTCCTATCAGTCCGGAATTAATTCCGGGAGATGAGCACGGTAATATCAAACAAAAAACCGAAGATTTGGTAGGACCTTATGAATTGCATGATTTCTTTTTATATTATTTTTTACGGTTCGGATTCCGTCCCGCCAAAATTTACTTCTTAGCCCGACAAGCTTTCAAAGGAAAGTATGATACAAGTACGATACAAAAATGGTTAACGATCTTTTTTAAACGCTTTTTCAACCAACAGTTTAAACGCTCATGCCTTCCCGACGGTCCAAAAGTCGGTTCGGTGAGTCTTTCGCCCAGAGGTGACTGGAAAATGCCGAGTGATGCAAACAGTACAATATGGATAAAAGAATGTGAAGAACTTCCTTTATAA
- a CDS encoding S9 family peptidase translates to MKKVIYVALLCFCAQSGFSAHTFDLKSIVSGEYQTKRVPAFLPMNDGEHYTQRLKDKTMIIKYSYKTGQAVDTLFNVASARECPFKTFDGYSMSADEKKILLYADAEPVYRRSFKAVYYTFEIRRNLVKPLSDKPGKQQIATFSPNGRMVAFVRDNNIYLKKLDYGTESAITSDGVKNKILNGIPDWVYEEEFSVVSTLSWSPDNTTLAFVKTDETDVPEYSIQMFEGECPSLTPYAYYPGEFVYKYPVAGTKNSKVAVFTYTVETRAVKKMNVPVDGDSYIPRIRFTQNPDQLAVMTLNRNQNDFRMFLTNPKSGVSKLLIQDKNETWIDPDIMDYITFYPSGFIFASEKSGFRHLYHYNMSGTLIRQITRGNWDVTAYYGQDAKGYYYYESAAESPLCRAVYRVDNKGNIVKISTQKGYNQAHFNPACTYFVNEYSNAVTPPVVTVHNSQGKQLRIIEENSKLKNLPFSRKEFFTFKNESGEILNGYIMKPENFISGKKYPVVMVQYSGPGSQMVLDKWAAIDWTQYLTDNGYIVACVDGRGTGGRGTAFSRSIYCKMGILEAQDQIAAARYLGSLGYVDSSNIAIWGWSFGGYTTLMSMSMSSGVFKSGVAIAPVTDWRYYDTVYTERYMRTPQENNDGYIQTSPLKKAADLDGKLLIISGTADDNVHYLNTLQYSEALVQANKQFEMQIYTNRNHSIYGCNTRYHLYTRVYDFLQRNLK, encoded by the coding sequence ATGAAAAAAGTCATTTATGTAGCACTTCTGTGCTTTTGTGCTCAATCAGGCTTTTCAGCACATACGTTTGATTTAAAGTCTATCGTATCCGGAGAATATCAAACGAAGCGAGTTCCTGCATTTTTACCTATGAATGACGGAGAACACTATACTCAAAGATTGAAAGATAAAACCATGATTATAAAGTATAGTTATAAAACCGGACAGGCTGTGGACACATTATTTAATGTAGCTTCGGCAAGAGAATGTCCTTTTAAAACTTTCGACGGCTATTCAATGAGTGCAGATGAAAAAAAAATATTGTTATATGCCGATGCAGAGCCTGTTTATCGTCGTTCTTTCAAGGCTGTATATTATACCTTTGAAATAAGAAGGAATTTGGTAAAGCCTCTTTCTGATAAACCGGGAAAACAACAGATTGCGACATTCTCACCTAATGGAAGAATGGTTGCATTTGTGAGAGATAATAATATTTATTTGAAAAAGTTGGATTATGGAACTGAGTCTGCAATTACTTCTGACGGAGTAAAGAATAAAATATTGAACGGAATTCCTGATTGGGTTTATGAAGAAGAGTTTTCTGTTGTCAGCACTTTGTCATGGTCTCCCGATAACACTACATTAGCATTTGTAAAGACGGATGAAACGGATGTTCCGGAATATTCAATACAGATGTTTGAAGGGGAATGTCCGAGTCTGACTCCTTATGCGTATTATCCCGGAGAATTTGTGTATAAATACCCGGTTGCCGGAACAAAGAATAGTAAAGTCGCTGTTTTTACTTATACAGTAGAGACTCGTGCAGTAAAAAAAATGAATGTACCTGTTGATGGAGACAGTTATATACCGCGTATTCGGTTTACGCAAAATCCGGATCAATTGGCCGTGATGACCCTTAATAGGAATCAAAATGACTTTAGAATGTTTCTGACAAATCCGAAATCAGGAGTGAGTAAATTATTGATTCAGGATAAAAATGAAACATGGATAGATCCGGATATTATGGATTACATTACTTTTTATCCTTCCGGTTTTATTTTTGCATCAGAAAAAAGCGGATTCAGACATCTTTATCATTACAATATGTCTGGTACTCTTATTCGACAAATTACCCGGGGAAATTGGGACGTGACAGCGTATTACGGACAAGATGCCAAGGGGTATTATTATTATGAATCTGCTGCTGAGAGTCCTTTATGTAGAGCTGTTTATCGTGTTGACAACAAAGGAAATATTGTAAAAATATCGACACAAAAGGGGTATAATCAAGCCCATTTTAATCCGGCCTGCACCTATTTTGTAAATGAATATAGCAATGCGGTAACTCCGCCGGTTGTGACAGTACATAATTCTCAAGGTAAACAATTGCGTATTATCGAAGAAAATTCGAAATTGAAAAATCTGCCGTTTTCTCGGAAAGAATTTTTTACTTTTAAGAATGAGTCAGGAGAAATATTAAATGGCTATATAATGAAACCGGAAAATTTTATCTCCGGGAAAAAATATCCTGTTGTGATGGTGCAATATAGCGGACCGGGTTCTCAAATGGTTTTGGATAAATGGGCTGCAATAGACTGGACTCAATATTTGACGGATAACGGTTATATTGTTGCGTGTGTGGACGGTAGAGGTACAGGGGGTAGAGGTACAGCTTTTTCTCGTTCTATATATTGTAAAATGGGAATTTTAGAAGCTCAAGATCAGATAGCAGCAGCCCGTTATTTGGGATCGTTGGGATATGTAGACTCAAGTAATATTGCTATCTGGGGCTGGAGCTTCGGTGGATATACGACATTGATGTCGATGTCAATGAGTTCAGGAGTGTTTAAGTCGGGAGTAGCTATTGCTCCGGTAACCGATTGGCGTTATTATGATACGGTATATACTGAACGTTATATGCGTACTCCTCAAGAGAATAACGATGGTTATATACAGACTTCTCCATTAAAAAAGGCCGCAGATCTTGATGGAAAGTTATTGATTATTTCCGGTACTGCGGATGATAATGTTCATTATCTTAATACATTGCAATATAGCGAAGCTTTGGTACAAGCGAATAAACAGTTCGAAATGCAGATTTATACAAACCGTAATCATAGTATTTACGGGTGCAATACCCGATATCATCTTTATACTCGAGTATATGATTTTTTGCAAAGAAATTTGAAATAA
- the miaA gene encoding tRNA (adenosine(37)-N6)-dimethylallyltransferase MiaA: MKYMFDLITILGPTASGKTSLAVALAADLNTEIISADSRQIYKRMDIGTGKDLEEYKYEDKEIPYHLIDICEPGYKYNLYEYQRDFNVVFQDLRTREKFPILCGGTGLYIETVLKGYSMPQVPENKELREKLKDKTLTELTSILKTYKTLHNTTDVDSCKRAVRAIEIAEFYRNQQPEERKNKPLNSFIVGVDIEREARRRKISERLQMRLDSGMVDEVRALLKEGISPDDLIYYGLEYKYLTEYLIGRLSYVEMVSKLEIAIHQFAKRQMTWFRGMERRGFSIFWLDAFLPLDEKIMKIKEQLKK, translated from the coding sequence ATGAAGTATATGTTTGATTTAATAACGATATTAGGACCTACGGCTTCTGGAAAGACGTCTTTGGCTGTTGCTTTGGCTGCTGATTTAAATACGGAAATTATAAGTGCAGATTCCCGCCAGATTTATAAGCGTATGGACATCGGTACGGGAAAAGATTTGGAAGAGTATAAGTATGAAGATAAAGAAATCCCGTATCATTTGATTGATATTTGTGAACCGGGATATAAATATAACCTTTATGAATATCAAAGAGACTTTAATGTAGTTTTTCAGGATTTGAGGACGAGAGAAAAATTCCCTATTTTATGTGGGGGAACAGGCCTTTATATAGAGACTGTCTTGAAAGGTTATAGTATGCCTCAGGTTCCTGAAAATAAAGAACTTCGTGAAAAATTGAAGGACAAGACATTGACAGAGTTGACGTCCATATTGAAAACTTATAAAACTTTGCATAATACTACGGATGTAGATAGTTGTAAGCGGGCCGTAAGAGCTATAGAAATAGCCGAATTTTATAGGAATCAGCAACCGGAGGAGAGAAAAAACAAGCCATTGAACAGCTTTATCGTAGGAGTCGATATAGAAAGGGAAGCCCGCCGGAGAAAAATTTCTGAACGTTTACAGATGAGACTTGATTCGGGAATGGTGGATGAAGTGAGAGCTTTATTAAAAGAAGGAATTTCTCCGGATGATCTTATTTATTATGGCCTTGAATATAAATATCTGACAGAATATTTGATAGGAAGACTTTCTTATGTCGAAATGGTGAGTAAACTAGAAATAGCAATTCATCAATTTGCGAAAAGACAAATGACATGGTTTCGGGGAATGGAACGGAGGGGTTTTTCTATTTTTTGGTTAGATGCATTTTTACCTTTGGACGAAAAAATCATGAAAATTAAAGAACAACTGAAAAAATAG
- a CDS encoding phosphatase PAP2 family protein has product MKKVFLFVIFLSSFTSAYTTNFLITDSAQNVPVRYLISRKTPEKINRITDAKWFQMTYISVPLIVTGSLVEMKKEPFRSLRNEYVPSFHHGYDDYLQYVPIFALVGMKAAGVESRSSWGRMLTSDAFSAALMATTVNVMKLVIDSRRPDGTALNSFPSGHSATAFMAATMFHKEYGVRSPWYSIGAYTVATATSVSRLLNNRHWVSDVMVGAGIGILSTELGYYFADLIFGKKGLRHPQYDFDVTYSDMSSFLGLYMGFTMMPHHISLSPEINFNTSTGSTVGVEGAYYITPYVGVGAELLASSIPMKIQSGLSVPSNAHLESGAFNTITTSLGAYFSLPISKRWYLGSKLLAGYGNFQGNGVDVVWNDSETREEVRSDFLKMKHANFFNAGTGISLSFWAKKNLLAKGFLDYKVAPVNIQYYEASGSQSYQESRQTLHSLTLGASVNIVW; this is encoded by the coding sequence ATGAAGAAGGTATTTTTGTTTGTGATTTTTTTGAGTAGTTTCACAAGTGCTTATACTACAAATTTTTTGATTACAGACAGTGCACAAAATGTTCCCGTCAGATATTTGATTTCAAGGAAAACACCAGAAAAGATAAATCGTATAACAGATGCCAAATGGTTTCAGATGACCTATATTTCTGTTCCTTTAATTGTTACCGGCTCTTTGGTAGAAATGAAAAAAGAGCCTTTTAGGAGTTTAAGAAATGAATATGTCCCGTCATTTCATCATGGATATGATGATTATTTGCAGTATGTTCCTATATTTGCATTGGTCGGAATGAAAGCTGCTGGAGTTGAAAGTCGCAGCTCATGGGGAAGAATGTTGACTTCAGACGCTTTCTCTGCAGCTCTTATGGCTACGACTGTGAATGTTATGAAACTTGTTATAGATTCTCGGAGGCCTGACGGAACGGCTTTAAATTCTTTCCCTTCTGGGCATTCAGCAACGGCATTTATGGCTGCGACAATGTTTCATAAAGAATATGGCGTGCGTAGCCCGTGGTACAGCATAGGAGCATATACGGTGGCTACAGCAACCTCAGTTTCCCGATTATTGAATAATAGACATTGGGTATCTGATGTAATGGTAGGTGCGGGAATCGGAATTCTATCTACTGAATTAGGTTATTATTTCGCTGATTTAATATTTGGCAAGAAAGGACTTAGACACCCTCAATATGATTTTGATGTTACATATTCCGATATGTCCTCTTTTTTAGGATTATATATGGGTTTTACAATGATGCCGCACCATATATCTCTTTCTCCGGAGATAAATTTCAATACCTCAACGGGAAGTACCGTAGGTGTGGAAGGTGCTTATTATATAACACCGTATGTGGGAGTCGGAGCTGAATTATTGGCAAGTAGTATCCCTATGAAAATACAGAGCGGATTGTCTGTGCCTTCTAATGCTCATTTAGAATCTGGAGCATTCAATACGATTACGACATCTTTGGGCGCATATTTTTCGTTACCGATTTCCAAACGCTGGTATTTAGGAAGTAAATTACTGGCCGGGTATGGAAATTTTCAGGGAAATGGAGTCGATGTAGTATGGAATGATTCGGAAACAAGAGAGGAGGTAAGATCGGATTTTTTGAAAATGAAACATGCTAATTTTTTTAATGCGGGAACGGGCATTTCTTTGTCGTTCTGGGCTAAAAAGAACCTTTTAGCCAAAGGTTTCTTGGATTATAAAGTTGCACCGGTAAATATTCAATATTATGAAGCGTCGGGGTCTCAGTCTTATCAGGAATCTCGTCAAACGTTGCATTCTCTTACTTTGGGAGCTTCTGTAAATATTGTATGGTAA
- the gpmA gene encoding 2,3-diphosphoglycerate-dependent phosphoglycerate mutase, with protein sequence MYKLILLRHGESVWNSENRFTGWMDVDLSPKGEKEAEMAGTLLKRYNILYDLCYTSFLKRAIKTQFIVAEKVDRLWIPVVKSWRLNERHYGALQGLNKKETALEYGDEQVKTWRRSFDVRPPQISLEDPRFPGFDPRYAQLDTAILPQGESLEDTVARVLPYWQVEIAPQIAERKTVLIAAHGNSLRALIMHLEELSPEKIIGVEIPTGTPLIYELDKQLKPVTHYYLE encoded by the coding sequence ATGTATAAACTTATATTATTACGGCACGGAGAAAGTGTCTGGAATAGTGAGAACCGATTTACCGGATGGATGGATGTTGATTTATCCCCTAAAGGAGAAAAAGAAGCAGAAATGGCAGGTACTTTATTGAAGAGATATAATATTTTGTATGATTTGTGTTATACATCTTTTCTAAAACGAGCTATCAAAACTCAATTTATTGTTGCAGAGAAGGTTGATCGATTGTGGATTCCGGTTGTTAAATCATGGCGATTGAATGAGCGACATTATGGTGCTTTACAGGGATTGAATAAAAAGGAGACTGCTCTGGAATATGGGGATGAACAAGTAAAGACATGGAGAAGAAGTTTCGATGTGCGTCCTCCGCAAATCAGTTTAGAAGATCCTCGTTTCCCAGGTTTTGATCCTCGATATGCTCAGTTAGATACGGCAATTTTACCGCAAGGAGAGTCATTAGAAGATACTGTTGCAAGAGTTCTCCCTTATTGGCAAGTTGAGATTGCACCGCAGATAGCAGAAAGAAAAACTGTATTGATAGCAGCACATGGTAATAGTTTAAGGGCTTTGATTATGCATCTTGAAGAGTTGAGCCCGGAGAAGATCATAGGAGTAGAAATCCCTACCGGAACGCCGTTAATATATGAATTGGACAAGCAGTTAAAACCTGTTACTCATTATTATTTGGAATGA
- the ybaK gene encoding Cys-tRNA(Pro) deacylase: protein MKVNKTNAARLLDKANIVYELIPYQVDESDLAATHVAEQLGENIEQVFKTLVLRGDKTGIFVCVIPGNMEVDLKAVAKISGNKSAEMIAMKELLPVTGYIRGGCSPIGMKKHFPTYFHKTCLDFHYIYVSAGVRGIQIKIDPADLIKFVSAEVGEIAI from the coding sequence ATGAAGGTAAATAAGACTAATGCAGCCCGTTTGCTGGATAAGGCAAATATCGTTTATGAGTTGATTCCCTATCAAGTAGATGAGTCTGATTTGGCGGCTACACATGTTGCCGAACAGTTGGGCGAGAACATAGAACAGGTTTTTAAAACATTGGTTTTGCGAGGGGATAAAACAGGCATATTTGTTTGTGTCATTCCGGGTAATATGGAGGTGGATTTGAAAGCTGTGGCGAAAATATCAGGAAATAAAAGTGCCGAAATGATCGCTATGAAAGAACTCCTGCCTGTTACCGGATATATCAGAGGCGGTTGTTCGCCGATAGGGATGAAGAAGCATTTTCCGACATATTTTCATAAAACATGCCTTGATTTCCATTATATATATGTAAGTGCCGGAGTGAGAGGAATACAGATTAAAATCGATCCCGCAGATTTGATAAAATTTGTTTCTGCAGAAGTCGGGGAGATCGCAATATAA
- the nth gene encoding endonuclease III, with protein sequence MRKQERYDKIIEWFSKNVPVAETELHYKDPFQLLIAVILSAQCTDKRVNIITPPLFRDFPTPEALAATTPEVVYEYIKSVSYPNNKAKHLVGMAKKLLSEFNGIIPSDVDELQKLPGVGRKTANVIASVVFNKEAMAVDTHVFRVSNRIGLTDNSKTPLETERTLVKHIPGHLLPIAHHWLILHGRYICTARKPKCLECGIREYCKYYSKKPE encoded by the coding sequence ATGAGAAAACAAGAACGTTACGACAAAATTATCGAGTGGTTCTCAAAAAATGTTCCCGTTGCCGAAACGGAACTTCATTATAAAGATCCGTTTCAATTACTAATCGCCGTTATATTATCTGCTCAATGCACCGATAAACGGGTAAATATAATCACTCCACCTTTATTCCGGGATTTTCCCACTCCTGAAGCATTAGCTGCGACAACCCCAGAAGTCGTATATGAATATATCAAGAGCGTATCATATCCCAATAATAAGGCAAAACACTTAGTCGGAATGGCAAAAAAATTACTTAGTGAATTTAATGGAATTATTCCTTCTGACGTAGATGAATTACAGAAATTGCCGGGAGTAGGCCGAAAAACCGCAAATGTAATTGCATCGGTTGTATTCAATAAAGAAGCTATGGCCGTAGATACACATGTCTTTCGTGTTTCAAACCGAATAGGCCTTACAGATAATTCCAAAACGCCTCTTGAAACCGAAAGGACATTGGTAAAACATATTCCGGGACATTTACTACCAATCGCTCATCATTGGCTCATATTGCATGGTAGATATATTTGTACTGCCAGAAAGCCGAAATGTCTTGAATGTGGAATAAGAGAATACTGTAAATATTACAGTAAAAAGCCGGAATAA
- the pheS gene encoding phenylalanine--tRNA ligase subunit alpha, translated as MIDKINRLKAEIDALKASKADEIEALRIKYLSKKGEISLLFNDFRNVAAENKKEVGKLLNELKEKALNRINELKENLDSNSQENNLIDLTRTAYPVNVGTRHPISLVKNEICEIFGRLGFSIAEGPEIEDDWHVFSSLNFAEDHPARDMQDTFFIQRSPDILLRTHTSSVQTRVMEHSQPPIRIICPGRVYRNEAISARAHCFFHQVEALYVDKNVSFADLKQALLFFAKEMFGPDTKIRLRPSYFPFTEPSAEMDISCNLCGGKGCSFCKHTGWVEILGCGMVDPNVLEACGIDSKIYTGYALGMGIERITNLKYQVKDLRMFSENDQRFLEEFESAH; from the coding sequence ATGATTGATAAAATAAACCGACTTAAAGCAGAAATAGACGCATTAAAAGCATCTAAGGCAGACGAAATAGAGGCTTTACGTATAAAATATTTAAGTAAAAAAGGAGAAATATCTCTTCTTTTTAATGATTTCAGGAATGTTGCTGCCGAAAACAAAAAAGAAGTCGGCAAACTTTTAAACGAACTGAAAGAGAAAGCACTCAATCGCATTAATGAATTAAAAGAAAACCTTGATAGCAATTCTCAAGAAAACAACCTGATAGATCTCACGCGAACAGCTTATCCTGTTAATGTAGGAACTCGTCATCCTATTTCGCTTGTAAAAAACGAAATATGCGAAATTTTCGGACGTTTAGGCTTTTCTATAGCAGAAGGTCCTGAGATTGAAGATGACTGGCATGTATTCTCATCATTGAATTTTGCAGAAGATCATCCGGCAAGAGACATGCAAGATACGTTTTTTATTCAACGTAGTCCGGATATTTTACTTCGTACCCACACATCTTCCGTACAGACTCGGGTAATGGAACATTCGCAACCACCGATTCGTATTATCTGTCCGGGACGTGTATATCGAAATGAAGCGATCTCCGCCAGAGCTCATTGTTTCTTTCATCAAGTAGAAGCCCTTTATGTAGATAAGAACGTTTCTTTTGCAGATTTGAAACAGGCATTGCTGTTTTTTGCAAAAGAAATGTTCGGTCCTGACACAAAGATTCGTCTGCGTCCTTCATACTTTCCTTTTACCGAACCGTCTGCAGAAATGGACATATCTTGTAACTTATGTGGAGGAAAAGGGTGTTCGTTCTGTAAACATACCGGATGGGTTGAGATATTAGGTTGCGGAATGGTAGATCCGAATGTATTGGAAGCCTGTGGCATAGATAGTAAAATTTATACCGGATATGCACTTGGAATGGGAATAGAGCGCATTACAAATTTAAAATACCAAGTAAAAGACCTTCGAATGTTTTCAGAGAACGATCAACGTTTTTTGGAAGAATTCGAATCTGCTCATTAA